Proteins found in one Gordonia sp. PDNC005 genomic segment:
- a CDS encoding SDR family oxidoreductase, whose protein sequence is MMKLPFLNSSNPAIDVDGAVVVITGGARGIGASTAELFASRGAQVWIGDVDADVAAQTAARLGIRSAHLDVTSHSSWTRFVETVIGESGRIDVLVNNAGVMPVGPFEDEPDATTDLMLDVNVRGLLLGMRSVLPLMRDAGVGHIVNVASLAGMIPLPGMVTYNASKFAALGASLAARREYDGTGVTVSAILPSAVRTELASGAKLGGILPTVDPEDVARAVVRSVRVRAPRTSVPGWIAPGWVLVDAFVPEFVERVARRLAGERQAMALDAEERRAYLDRIDRQSRDHAADKSEAGA, encoded by the coding sequence ATGATGAAGCTGCCATTCCTCAACTCGTCCAATCCGGCGATCGACGTCGACGGCGCCGTCGTCGTGATCACCGGCGGCGCCCGCGGCATCGGTGCGTCCACCGCCGAACTGTTCGCGAGTCGAGGGGCGCAGGTGTGGATCGGCGACGTCGACGCCGACGTCGCCGCTCAGACAGCGGCCCGGCTGGGTATTCGATCGGCCCATCTGGATGTCACCTCGCATTCGTCGTGGACCCGGTTCGTCGAGACGGTGATCGGCGAATCGGGACGAATCGACGTTCTTGTCAACAATGCGGGCGTGATGCCCGTCGGTCCGTTCGAAGACGAGCCGGACGCGACGACTGATCTGATGCTCGACGTGAACGTGCGCGGACTCCTCCTCGGCATGCGGTCCGTGTTGCCGCTCATGCGCGACGCAGGTGTCGGGCACATCGTGAACGTCGCCTCGCTGGCCGGCATGATCCCGCTGCCGGGCATGGTCACGTACAACGCGAGCAAGTTCGCCGCGCTCGGAGCATCGCTTGCCGCGCGCCGGGAGTACGACGGGACCGGAGTGACGGTCTCGGCGATCCTGCCGTCGGCGGTCCGCACCGAACTGGCGTCCGGCGCGAAGCTGGGTGGGATCCTGCCGACGGTCGACCCGGAGGACGTGGCGAGAGCCGTGGTCCGCAGTGTCCGCGTCAGAGCGCCTCGGACGTCTGTGCCGGGTTGGATCGCTCCCGGTTGGGTGCTCGTCGACGCGTTCGTCCCCGAATTCGTCGAGCGAGTCGCTCGTCGCCTGGCCGGGGAGCGTCAGGCCATGGCGTTGGACGCCGAGGAGCGTCGCGCATACCTCGACCGGATCGATCGCCAGTCCCGTGATCACGCGGCAGACAAGTCGGAGGCCGGCGCATGA
- a CDS encoding TetR/AcrR family transcriptional regulator, which translates to MPPETARLTRSDRRAKTVADLVTTARTAFLRDGYAATSLDAIAEAAGYSKGAVYSNFKDKPTLCRAVLVDIHDEKMAEIADLAPGDGEVDPIRFVDGLADWLRRSLGDMEWTMLEFEYAALARSNPDVKEAIATLRYEISETIAAQLARVFGDSLAISDAFGSPHDIADLILSTGIGLSVQRAIDPRVSVEPAIGILTAVAALLHKM; encoded by the coding sequence ATGCCACCCGAGACCGCACGACTGACCCGATCGGACCGACGAGCTAAGACCGTCGCCGATCTGGTGACGACCGCGCGGACCGCATTCCTCCGAGACGGATACGCCGCCACCAGCCTCGACGCCATCGCGGAGGCCGCGGGTTACTCGAAGGGCGCCGTCTACTCGAACTTCAAGGACAAGCCGACGCTGTGCCGCGCAGTGCTCGTCGACATCCACGACGAGAAGATGGCGGAGATCGCCGATCTGGCGCCCGGCGACGGCGAGGTGGACCCGATTCGATTCGTCGACGGTCTCGCCGACTGGCTTCGACGGTCCCTCGGCGACATGGAGTGGACGATGCTCGAGTTCGAGTACGCCGCGCTCGCGCGCAGCAATCCGGACGTCAAGGAGGCGATCGCGACCCTCCGCTACGAGATCAGCGAGACGATCGCGGCGCAGTTGGCCCGGGTGTTCGGCGATTCACTGGCCATCAGCGACGCGTTCGGCTCACCGCACGACATCGCCGACCTGATACTGAGCACCGGGATCGGCCTCAGCGTGCAGCGCGCGATCGACCCGCGAGTGTCCGTAGAGCCGGCGATCGGCATCCTCACCGCCGTAGCCGCACTGCTGCACAAGATGTGA